The stretch of DNA tttttatatattttaaattttattccattccattcttaTTCCTATTCTCACTCCTAtttctattcctatatttttatttcacccaaccaaacgccacctaagttcACATAAGTAAAATTCTTACAGTATTTTTGCTATATCCTTAGAGATGTTTGTTGCTCTGCAATTGCAATTTATTAAGGGGGCGTTTGGTATAAGGGATTCAAAATAATCTGATTAAGGGGAATATtatgaaggagaatatgattatCTGTAAACTTATTACTGTATTTGGTTATTCGTGGTAATAATAATTAGATTattgttaattaaattatagtGTTTGGTAGAGCACAGGAATGTTATATACTATTTTGGAATagtgaaataaaatataataaaataataattattatatctctttcaacataattataaataaaataaaattattatttgtgaaaacaaatatatttattaataaataaatttaattgcaATGTATTTGTCCAACTGATGAGCTAGCAACCAAGTTGCAGCGACAAGAGAACGATACGATGTTGAATTTTAACGAAAAAGCTGTgataattttgtattatttgaAGGAGTAAACAGAATGGTGAGAATAATAAAAATGGAAGATTAAGTTGtgataattttgtattgtttgaagGAGTAAATAGAAGAAAATGGTGAGGATAATATTAATAACAGATTAAATAGTACTATATATTATAAACATCTTTTCTTAAAGCAATTGTgtagtgtttaatttttttaaaattattatttgactttttattaataaaatttttaattatacatTCAAATAACTGATATAATGTTTGAATCCCACCTTTTTTAAAAGATCAACATTACTTTCTTTATAGGGTAGTTGGAATACGGGTAAAAGCATTACATgactcaaaaaatttaaaacctcaTAACAAACAGGGCAATCATTGAGATTATCTTTTCTCTTCTCACATTAACCCATTCCAAACAGCCCTAGGAATTTACTTTACCCTCAAGTTCGGCAACATCCAATAGCAACTATCCTTAAATAAGACTTGATAAGTTGTTAGTGTTAAAATTATCCAATTATGAATGACTTTTCTTACCCATTGAATTTCCTACTCGATTTTTCAAAGTAACAAGTTAGGTTGCATCATAATGGGCACATGTAAATTCAAACgggttcaatttttttttccttttggtgCTGAAATGAAACCTCAaatgcaaaagaaaaaaaagagagagagagagagagagagagagagagagagagagagagagagagagagagagagagagagagagagagagagagagagagagagagagagaaaggtgGGGTCATGAACTTTGGAAAGCATAGTTAAATTAGTTATGAATACGaatatttttagaaaaacaTAACATTTCCTATATCTATAGATTAGGAGTATAAAATCAATGTCATAACCTGAAACACCCAATTTTGGCTACATTTCTGGTTCCTCGGATTCTGAACAAAATCCAAGCAAGCAAGGCAATCTCTTGGTTGGCCATATTTTATGACAAAAAATCTCCTACTAATCATCTTCTTTTGGATCCCACATGTCATGTTGGACAGTACTTAAACTGAAAATGGTTCAATTCTTCAAAATTAGCCACCACAAAACATGGTAAACAGATTTATTTGGATTTTAGATAGCCACAAAAGATTACAATTTTAAACTCCCTTAAAATAGACCACAGATATTTTAGtattccaaataaatatttctaaagcaTTTGCTTTTCACTAATAGCTTCCATCAACGTCTcataaagtaaccatggctaatGAGAATGAGGTACGTTCAAATCAATCATTCAAAATACTAGAAAGATTgtatcaaatatatattatgacTTTCTTTTGTTTAATTGCTTTTTACAAGAAAAcagattattttttttcttctttgtttttgttttttaatttttatttttggggaAGCAAAGtagaatgaaaaattatcttaaaagACTCATTGTTCTGAAACACCCAAGAAGataaatgatataaatttcaGTCTTGATCAAGCTTTGTAAAATTATCGATGGatttgtgtttatatatatttatgatgtgCACTTGTTTTATTCCTCTTAAACAACCATAAAATTTCTTACTCTATACGAATATGCCATTTATTTGCTGATGTTATGAATATATAACTTACTATAGAAATCTCAGGTAGGAACACATGAGGTTGTGTTGGTCATTATTGAATACAATTCTTCACAAGCATTTATATGAGGTTGTGGGAGCTTATTTATcattcaaaaatatttatacctatattataattattcttactagatttatttaattttatgaggGCTTTTTTTACGATTTTGatctataattatcaaatttaaaaaattacatttaattttttaaaaaacaatatttttgctagtggggctatagcccccaAACTAATACACTTGGGTCCCTCCCTGCTTACAATATCCATTGTTTTGGATGTAAAATCCATCAAGAATTCAGATGTTGAGTTTGTGTATTTTCTACATGCTTACAGAAAAATGGCTGGATGTCTATTCCCCAATTTGGAGGGTGGGAGCAGAAGGGAGGAACTGACTATTCCATGGTGTTTTCTCGAGCTCGAGCAAACCGGAAGCAGCAAAAGATGGATTTCAGCGAATTCAAGCGATCTAGCCTCGGAAACGAAAGAGAATTCATTAATCCTGCTAATCACCAGGATGATTCTGTCATGGTATATTTGCgtagaaaatatttttagataaaAAATTGTTCAATTAATCTTTCTAATTTGCTTCATTTTTATTTGCATGCAGAGGAAAAAGAAGATTCTGACCTACATTAACTGCTGTATAAGACCTTGATTGTCTAAGCACCGAAGCTATCAGTAAAACTTTCAGTCATTTATCCTCTATTAATGGCCTGTAAATTTATAGATGAGAATTGTTCATCACCAGAATACTAATCAAAAGTTTCTGTAATTCTCTTTTGTGTGCAATATAACTATATACATATTAACTATAATGTAACTTTGAAATTCGTTTGATACATCTCtagattaaaaaaagaaaaaaaaaactatacacACACAAATATGTATTGTTTAATCACAAAATGCAAGAGATGAATCTAATTTATTGATATGAACACGTATCTGTACATAATCTGCAACCTCATTAACTTATTATTTAGGCTGATTATATGAAACATTCCAACATTTCAAATAATTGGTTCTTTCTTGTCATTCttaccttttcttttcttggtGAGCTGGTCTAATGCTAACGTGCGAAACCAAGAATTTGTATGAAGAATTTTCGGTAGATGAAGAGATTCTTGAGTATGAGTGTGAGACATACACTTAGAGAGAATCCAAACGAAGAATCGATCTCGATCGACTGTATTGTATATCCCTGTTCTTAATCAACAAGAAAGACGTTCACGGTGGTGTTCTAGAACTAGAGTGACGACGTCGTTCCGGTGAAGATTACGAGCGAGAGAGAGGAGAATTAAGACATGGCTggtgaagaaggtgaagaaagTGAAGGAGTTTTCCGAAGTGGTTGCTGGACCTAAGTGGAAGAACTTTATCAGAAAGATCGGAGGTTACTGTAATGGTAATAATAAGAAACAAAAGAATATGAATCGGTTCCAGTATGATGCTCAGAGCTATGCTCTCAATTTCGACAATGGTGGCGCGCGCtttgatgatgaagaagaaactAATGGAGAGGGTGATCGTCTTCTGGATTTCTCTCGTAGAAAGAGAGATTGCAACCTTTGCTGTTTTCTTCAAGTTTCTCAGGGAAGTATTTTTCTCTTTCTGTGTGGAATTGAAGGTACAATGGTCGGTTCCTACAAgctgaaaataaagaaatttattGAAGAAAGAAGTTCCATAATTTTGATACAAATGCAGTCAATATTAGATTTGACATGGTATTAAGTATTTTAGTGTCTCATAAAGTTATTATTGTCATGATATATATCATCTCAACTTATTATAAAAAGTGGATTACCACACACAAAATCTTCTAGTTGTTGAGAGAAGAAACCAAGACAAATACGAAAGAAAGTTATGAAAGGAAGGGAAGATTGAAAGTTAAGAAAGGCACCCTTCTCTCATAGATCTTTAGTGAAAAGGTAAAGGTAAGACTAGTTAATAATAAGGGTGTGTACTCATTTGGTACGTGTGTTTTATTTAAATACAAGTTTGATACCTTGTATTTCTAATAATACTCATCTCATAACCTATCGTACATATGAGTACCTTATATTCAGATTTGATCAATCAAATTTTATCAATACGATCAAATTGTCTTCAATTATACGAGTTccaaattcaaattttattatgtaATTACATATAACTGAGagcattattaaaaatataggaTACCAAACTTATTATTTGAGATAATACAAAGTAACAAATgagtataaaataaatattataaattcacAGCAAATAGGCACGTGAGATGTTTAATAATTTGCTATCCCTTGTAGTTGTAGGCCAATAAGAGAGTTTACCTATTCTAGAAGGAAATATAATAATAGGACTTGTATCACATAAAATAAGGAATTTGGAAAGGCCTAAACATTATGTCCTATGACTCCTATGTAATTACAAACTTTGGGGCTGATTGTATAAACAAGAAGACCTAGAACATTACTGGCTTATCGTGAAAATTGGTTTGTCTAGGTCATCTTGAAGAGATCAACCTTCTTGAATACTTAGAAATTTGTATTCCATTTCAGCAAGATTAATAAAGAATTCTAGCAATTTCATTCAATCTATTTACTTTCTGACATGATAGAGTCCTAAGAGCCAATCAAAATCATACTAAAGTTGTTTGCTGATAGGATATTTTCTTGTAAGAACAATGAGCAAAAATGCGAGTACTAGGTAGACCAAATACTCCAAGAAATATCATGAGAAATTCTGTAGTCAAACTAAGTTGATTTACAGAGTAGAGAAAAGAGAGGAGAGAAGTTCTTTATTATTGAATCAATGAATGAATACAAAGGAGAGAAGCCAATATATAAGCCTCGATACAGAACAAAAAAGATAACAACTAAGCAAAGAAATTAACTGAAAAACAACAACCTTAACTAACTAACGGTCTAGTTAGCACTGTCACTAACTTCCTCAACATGCCCCCTCAAGCTGCACGGGAAGAATTCCAGTGAAAGCTTGCTATAGAGAAAGTTGAACTTGGGAAATGTTAAGGCTTTGGTAAACATGTCAGCTGGTTGTTCTTCGGTTGGAATGTAAGAGACATCAATCTTGTTCTGTAGAACTAACTCTCGAACAAAATGAACATCAACCTCGATGTGTTTCGTTCTGGAGTGAAAAACAGGGTTAGAAGCTAGCATTTGAGCACCCTGATTATCACACTAGATTACTGGTTTGCTGAACAATTTGATCCCAGTTCATGTAGAACAGAAGTGATCCAAACGACCTCTATGGCTGTGGTAGAAAGGGCTCTATACTCGCTCTTAGTGCTGGAGCAGGATACTGCTTTTTGTTCTTAGAGCCCCAAGAGATGAGATTACCACCAAGCTGAACACAGAAACCAGTCATAGATTTTCTGTCTTGGATATCACATGCCCAGTCAGCATCATAGAAGCCCTCAAGCACAAATCGAGGTGCTGGTTTAAACACAAGACCTTTGTTGAGTGTGCCCTTTATGTACCTGAGGATCCTTTTACATGCACACCAGTGAGCAATGGTGGGGGACTGCATGTACTGACTTAATTTGTTTACTGCAAAAGACAGATCCGGTCTTGTGAGTGTTAGATATTGCAAGGAGCCAATGGTGCTTCTGTAGAGGGTGGGATCATCGAACATCTCACTACTGGAAGTATAAAGTTTGTGGCCAGGACAAATAGGTGTAGTGCAGGATTTGGTGTCAACCATATTGGTCCTTTTCAAAATATCCATAGCATATTTTGTCTGACAGAGATGAAAATTGGTACCAATTTTGTGTGCTTCAAAACCAAGAAAATAATTGACATGGCCTAGTGTTTTCAGAGCAAACTTGCTATTGAGATTGAAAATCACTTGCTATATATCCTTTTATTTGGCACCAATAATGAGGATATCGTCTACATAGACAAGGACAAGTAGGAGATGACCATTGTTATTCTTAAAGAAAAGGGAACTATCAGAAACAGAATTATGAAAATCCCAAGACAGCAGAGCCTGTTTCAACTTATCATACCAGGCCCGTGGGGCTTGTTTAAGCCCATATAGAGCTTTATGCAGTTTACACACATGATTGGGAAAATTGGGCTCTTCAAACTCTTGAGGTTGATGTATGTAAACAGTTTCCTTTAACTCACCATTTAAGAATGCATTGTCAACATCTATTTGCTGAATTTCTATCCAAAAGTAACAACAACGGTAAACATAAGTCGAATTGTAGTAGCCTTTACCACAGGGCTGAATGTATCAAAATAATCAATGCCaggagtttgttgaaaacctttggCCACCAGCCGAGCCTTGAACCGATTGACTGAGCCATCCTTGTTTAACTTTAACTTGTACACCCACTTATTTTGAACCAAAGTCATGCCTTCAACATAGGGAACCATAACCCATGTTTTGTTCTTGATGAGAGCAATGCGTTCAGTATCCATAGCAGCCCTCCATTTTGGATGTTTCAATGCTTGCTGCAATGTAAGAGGCTCAGAAAAATCATTAGTACTAATAGTATGTGCTTGTAACACTCTAGGTTTGAAGGAAATGGTTTTGGATCTGGTTACCATTGGGTGAGTGGACACTGCAGTAGGAGGGGGATTAGATGGTGGGAAGGCTGGTGGATCTGGAGCAGTAGGTGAAATGGAGTGAGAGGCTTGAGCTGACACAGATGAACTGGTGGGAAATGGGGGATATACTGGTAGAGGAAAACCAGGAGGTGGGGAGTTTGTTGGAGAAATATCAGTAGGTGAGACAGGTATAGGTGTAATTGTGGGTGTGGGAGTTTGAGTGACATTAGAATGTTGAATGACTTGTGGCTAAGTGGGAGCAATGGGAGTATGAGAAATGGAGGGAAAGGGTAAGTATTGAGGAGATGTGGTGGGTGATCGAGATGACTCAGAGGGTGTTGAAAATAACTGTTGGaagtattttaccaggatctagatttactaccaagtatgtttcattaacatcttaatatgaattctaaaacaatgaaataaacacataagagtttaagaaaaccttacattgagtgcagcggaatataatgactccttccattcagatctctagcccttgattcctttctgtagcagagcattatcaagatctgaatctggatctccttctttccttctttgatgttgattctccacagtcttacacactatgattgagataccacttgatgtgtgtgggcactactctatcactcaagggaatttcaaaattttagagaggaaaagagagagagagagagagagagagagagagagagagagagagagagagagagagagagagagagagagagagagagagagagagagagagagagagaggcggcAAAgcttttttttgaagaaaacaatgtgcaaagtcatgagttttctgaagccaacactttctatttatagaatgccctttaggtttaggttagcattgtatggcattaaaataataaaaaaataaaatggtaaaaggctttgcatagtgggcggccatttaaggaaaatgggcctcactttacaactttcccattttgttatttctcattcccattttctcaaaaataccaattttctaatttaacaatttaaatgccaattctaattatttaataacttaaaaataattattaaacaatatttccaatatatttattaatttagacatataaagtatcttaattaataaataaacctagaatctcttttctttacaatttcgcccttggttagtgaaaattcataaagtagacatagtctaactttaaaattataattgattaatcaaaatcaattaactgagtcttacaagcagtatggtctcaactagtatggggaccatgggtctatataatcgagcttccaataagtctaaccgaatttaccaagtaaattccctaacttattaattccttattgaatccacacttagaacttggaattgcactctcagtcatatagaacactatacatgttccatgatatagacacgtcattagttatccattgttataatcctaatttgatcaatgaccctctaaaagatgatctacattgaataggcattaaattaccgttacaccttcaatgtattttatccttaaaacacttagctccgtataaatgatatttcagcaaagtgaaatgagatctccaccatttatctctgtttagccaagctcaaaggatatcatcgtttcacttctaaattcctatagaaggtatagactccatatttatgttagcgctcctactcaattatactatcatgttcccaaaatgtacgtatcaccctgacccaaaagtaagcttaactaacaaatcaaagaacatgtatagtactcttgagatcgaacctaaccatatcaggattaagatcatttcatctaggatcaacaggtgatattgaattgaatagatattacggtaaattttaatacatctaatcaaagttcaatatcggtcccttccgatgtctactccatacatccgatactggtaaactttgccaatgtcctggaaaggacataacacttttccaatgtgtaagaatacctatcgctgattataccatgtcagtctaagtctagtgttctgacaaatcaaggaataaactttcgaacatataattaagattatattccactgtgctgacaacactataatcattaacaaattcatatgttctggacttaaatagaattcatacattatatgtataatcatgaaataaatcatgtgaaccacgcaacataaaatgttatttctgatctttattaataagtaaatctgattatattgaaatgggttttatttagggcacaaaatccaataaactcccacttgcactaatataaaacaaaatgtgcatttcaaataatctcaacaccttgatatataaatcaagtgtagtagtagtaaactcctcgtaataggatctgacaggttgaattaacaacaaccttttctccaccattactttcccttaatcacaaaatccttgatattgttaaatttctctctatatgtctactcttttgggatactggattctatacttttggcaactactttttggttaatcaggaaataacactagtagttaagacaagttggaacggtgccacaaatgtataaaactttccttagactgaataagtacctttcttgcaactttaacattcagtctctctctggtagactaagagacttcagataggtttttacacttctccaaaatcactactccacccccagagtaatcaccatctcatcaacatactttctagcacaaaggcaagtctcgaaatctgatgtggtgtagtctaagagttttaaacacacccttattgactaacatatagttcctcttcttaatcttaagttttacttgattgtcttccaatgttcctctcctggattaatctgatacctactcattactcccactcaacagcaggtgtctggtctaaggtatactaaagcatatctgagacctctcactgttgatttaagaaattctttcatggctttatcttttctggaatagttgaaacttttccttagataaataaaatctatgcctagaagttgtgaagcttctatagattcccattggaaagaaaatgcttcagcatcttactaaagtaagttgcttgcattagagtaagtaattaccaggtataccacaagccatatgtttagataaactcaaacctataatactaggaacaggaagttttgttaagtccattgaatagacttattaacaaaaatttccttttatgtccttgtaatagaaaattttaggttactccatgtgaatggattaaaccatagttctcttggctttcttcttagtttcttatcttgacaatccattacttgtttaaacttacaatggattttaatcactagtgtcttccaagtcataagaaggtgagttcctagaaactctcccactacgacaaggtaccgtgaactatgtctaagaaaactaaatggtattgacctcttcggttgtgttaagacaacagaggcaatagaacacttttggaatcaagaaaaaaaattatctcctttatttgcttctttattttcagacttagtcattttcttagaaaagtagtatttgtttaaacaaacactttcttatctaatgactatgggatgttccacccctaatcacttagaatagctaacaaacatgcaaaccttggttaacagttctagcttttcaattaggtcatccatgaagcTAGTAATGggttacactaagtacccaaccattgcatcattctgaaattgtattaccat from Cannabis sativa cultivar Pink pepper isolate KNU-18-1 chromosome 2, ASM2916894v1, whole genome shotgun sequence encodes:
- the LOC115718656 gene encoding uncharacterized protein LOC115718656, producing the protein MANENEKNGWMSIPQFGGWEQKGGTDYSMVFSRARANRKQQKMDFSEFKRSSLGNEREFINPANHQDDSVMRKKKILTYINCCIRP